A window from Culex pipiens pallens isolate TS chromosome 3, TS_CPP_V2, whole genome shotgun sequence encodes these proteins:
- the LOC120428758 gene encoding uncharacterized protein LOC120428758 isoform X2: protein MAHAAQEPRENYNGNANGSSMSGSGTCYEDDDDDEDHHQYHWRPSSATEEEEDSTLTPAQFREHLDGKTAQDGFAELVKYRRDQNNNETPASRVMMMVAKYESGGGGKIPSGSARVDETETSDFETASISSYSGTTGGSVRTSSVFSDEGSRDGATSVEGREEPEIVGKGESHVVTAGGATITINIISKTECDDCDKPAKTASTATSTPEKKAVQTQIPEFTSDEGGLDEEENDQVVEESQLFYTAQSQDFLELQERPASSSSNSCYDDSSVEDIDCVDAVNQQHEVLIHEPHHHQQSDIDSEDHMINIVQELTADLQLTSKVIVNKAKLKQHRKVRAEKQQQQQLQQQKREKKKLDNSHLSRQKIIDDNFCNEILDSTIHFDRLYGITRKSNSAALVERRRQQPTEVLSDSALQSPPSSVGEESFDSTVSFGKLEGQPRYSGRPMGKLMARRLKKIERQTGGKDERREVQCRSEGHSDSSTSNYANGPKKPPRTFASTVKKQHPKVGWVDRVVSSKSRTTKTDSERPSCPKLEDLDSDPDLMGWKFDTTKKKKEQLKQEKSHEIGWDVAKERKNEDGIPPHIYNMLHYSEDETQRRLIKTSHSRAAPQSSTTSCCHHREELLGHKLDIDTVDFPMESSRRKRFSNSEFERFVENSRIKSTPRRSAPTALTTKRTEQFLEAERGQRKQQERRSQPAEVVRRTTERSEKKVDRRRTVGDFLDHERSAHFLGDGRRSDHDYEMEQSSKVCSKCNNEKEKSSFRKAAVRRTKSFFEASKKKILLPGLLQKNAKERNLYETPKKYQLGTNLNSAESSVQKQVHKHLGFTPPAKEEKMVKNNMVLTKSAPGRISGKPQLPARTVLNFSSTTETDDDRAKQQKPHEMKFLKTLKNLKISPKKLFKPSQEETPKHSQPGTSSSPRQYGNFQSYDDLNLDNVAQMGDFLNNVRQAVETDDHDRSVNRFCAERYVKATSSTPRRRPRAVSTSSEFLDHHRQVEVCADLHREPIYQEISPKNNKTLINEFISGESPERTMVNNNALYTTVNKTAKTQIKPKSLNNSQDNLLQVSTLKKINAEPSPSTSTSPPGHHNTRRSLFDVAAGSGSNDGPSPGSPEQRCDNDDILVLQDDAGDRDTDAANPGQRRRPRRRAEVVEEVVVKKCVARVEGAGRSRIVEETEEEEDEGYRKFSSDIQPGEGEDDFGGRELTAAAKKDATLAYVEDVLRKTGLVEEAIGRAPLGFIDTDDETESLQKYEDRGLDELIVSLHEHITISEIGTIDTESDGAAYVTATATGIDTVDAMTLEKEVDGDGEVCGGSIDTDDVSELMSGHGDEDAYSVGVSPVESSSASSPSSSSGKGRVNGSGIYRSFKDRLRSSFRKSRNFIKNEQRKIENYFETKSGGGTPRKGEEKDRVGFDVSAYGRKYAEDSETEEIYQSLSNEGSLVELSNAYLAELIGQIKTQCDTKKQLKQALGICRNTREFECSSELIEAERLLLLSTLKETAARNELSKIDYNANGKVPSDSKKVGVVALNHFEFPLKDAAVRDMLFNYFYVVVCSYKNQVKATLAKERSEDRVYFRNCEIKFLELDADYEIRVEVFVLRLRKNAKNYSFESKYHLKKENKNILGACPSPPKLLSPSKLLSLNRSGSPKNFDYDNEFSRFKSQGFITLTSFSLLPSKGHPSPSDQLAEQFRHSPYYSASNNFQQMVRRRDDQNLVYLVEDFKYLPLDSMAYSSNLLGSLGMSIKSEIVFVDSDMSGFLTVGENGRNGRTDWNRRWCRVNGFVMEFWNYPQECQEKLPTLQIDLAKCLDDEVTPADRATCSRPRTFRLDVFVKGTGSCSSSGIGSYKDSDSAHQQQQHHQAHNGSDSGHSHDLHQQQKEQQQQQNQQVCDNTKNYLLSADTNNELKAWLNELNRVVKFLKEWKI, encoded by the exons ATGGCACACGCTGCTCAAGAGCCCCGGGAAAATTACA ATGGTAACGCAAACGGCAGCAGCATGAGTGGAAGTGGCACTTGttacgaagacgacgacgacgacgaggaccaCCATCAGTACCACTGGCGGCCGTCGTCCGCAACGGAAGAGGAGGAAGATTCGACGCTGACTCCGGCGCAGTTCAGGGAACATCTGGACGGGAAAACGGCCCAGGACGGCTTCGCGGAGCTCGTAAAGTACCGTCGCGATCAGAATAACAACGAAACGCCCGCAAGCCGCGTCATGATGATGGTGGCCAAGTACGAGTCGGGCGGCGGCGGCAAGATTCCGTCCGGATCGGCGCGGGTGGACGAAACCGAAACCAGTGACTTTGAAACGGCCAGCATTAGCAGCTACAGTGGAACGACGGGGGGAAGTGTTCGGACCAGTTCCGTATTCAGTGATGAGGGAAGTCGGGATGGGGCGACCAGTGTCGAGGGTCGTGAAGAGCCGGAGATTGTGGGCAAGGGCGAAAGTCACGTGGTGACGGCCGGCGGGGCCACCATCACGATCAACATTATTAGCAAGACTGAGTGCGACGATTGTGATAAACCGGCAAAGACGGCGTCAACAGCGACGTCCACGCCGGAGAAGAAGGCTGTGCAGACGCAGATTCCGGAGTTTACCTCGGACGAGGGTGGTCTGGATGAGGAGGAGAACGATCAAGTCGTCGAAGAGAGTCAGCTGTTTTACACGGCTCAGAGTCAGGACTTTCTCGAACTCCAGGAACGCCCAGCGTCAAGCTCGTCCAACTCCTGCTACGACGACAGTTCCGTCGAGGACATTGACTGCGTTGACGCCGTCAATCAGCAACACGAAGTCCTCATCCACGAGCCGCACCACCACCAGCAATCCGACATCGACTCCGAAGACCACATGATCAACATCGTCCAAGAGCTGACCGCAGATTTGCAACTCACCTCCAAGGTCATCGTGAACAAGGCCAAGCTCAAGCAGCACCGCAAAGTTCGTGCCgaaaaacagcagcagcaacagcttcAACAGCAAAAACGCGAAAAGAAGAAGCTCGACAACTCGCACCTCAGCCGGCAGAAGATCATCGACGACAACTTTTGTAACGAGATCCTCGACTCGACGATTCACTTCGATCGGTTGTACGGAATTACGCGCAAAAGCAACTCGGCGGCACTAGTTGAGAGGCGAAGGCAGCAACCGACGGAAGTGCTGAGCGATTCGGCGCTGCAGAGTCCGCCCTCGTCCGTGGGGGAGGAATCGTTCGACTCGACCGTGTCCTTTGGGAAGCTGGAGGGACAGCCGCGGTATTCGGGCCGGCCGATGGGAAAGCTGATGGCGCGGCGGCTGAAGAAGATCGAGCGGCAAACGGGTGGAAAGGATGAGAGGAGGGAGGTGCAGTGCAGGTCGGAAG GTCATTCCGACTCGTCCACGTCAAACTACGCCAACGGCCCTAAGAAGCCCCCGCGGACGTTTGCGTCCACCGTTAAAAAGCAACACCCCAAGGTCGGCTGGGTTGACCGGGTCGTTTCATCCAAGTCTCGCACCACGAAAACAGACTCAGAACGGCCCAGCTGTCCCAAGCTGGAAGATCTGGACTCGGACCCGGATCTGATGGGCTGGAAGTTTGACACGACTAAGAAGAAGAAGGAGCAGCTGAAGCAGGAAAAATCTCACGAAATCGGTTGGGATGTGGCGAAGGAGCGCAAGAACGAGGACGGAATTCCGCCGCACATCTACAACATGCTGCACTACTCGGAGGACGAAACTCAGCGTCGGCTGATCAAGACGTCCCACTCGCGGGCGGCCCCACAATCGTCGACGACCTCCTGCTGTCACCACCGGGAGGAATTGTTGGGTCACAAGCTGGACATTGACACCGTTGACTTTCCGATGGAGAGTTCGAGGAGGAAGCGGTTCTCCAACTCGGAGTTTGAAAGGTTTGTGGAAAACTCGAGGATCAAGAGTACTCCGCGCAGGTCGGCACCGACGGCACTGACGACGAAGCGGACGGAACAGTTTCTGGAGGCGGAGCGAGGTCAGCGGAAGCAACAGGAGCGAAGGTCACAACCGGCGGAGGTTGTGCGAAGAACGACGGAGCGTAGTGAGAAGAAGGTGGATCGGCGAAGGACGGTGGGAGACTTTTTGGACCACGAGCGATCGGCTCATTTTTTAGGCGATGGCCGGCGTAGTGACCACGACTACGAGATGGAACAGTCCTCGAAGGTGTGCAGCAAGTGTAACAACGAGAAGGAGAAAAGTTCGTTCAGGAAGGCGGCAGTTCGCAGGACGAAGTCGTTTTTCGAGGCGTCTAAGAAGAAGATTTTGCTGCCGGGGCTGTTGCAGAAAAACGCAAAGGAGCGGAATCTGTACGAGACGCCTAAAAAGTACCAGCTGGGAACGAATCTCAACTCGGCGGAAAGTTCCGTCCAGAAGCAGGTGCACAAACATTTGGGATTTACGCCTCCGGCGAAGGAGGAGAAGATGGTGAAGAACAACATGGTTCTGACGAAATCCGCTCCGGGTAGGATAAGTGGCAAGCCGCAACTCCCGGCACGGACCGTGTTGAACTTTTCCAGCACCACGGAAACCGACGATGATCGCGCTAAGCAGCAGAAACCGCACGagatgaagttcttgaagacgCTAAAGAACCTGAAGATTTCTCCGAAGAAGCTGTTCAAGCCGTCCCAGGAAGAAACTCCCAAGCATTCTCAACCAGGAACTTCATCCTCTCCTCGGCAGTACGGGAATTTCCAATCGTATGACGACCTCAACCTGGATAATGTCGCCCAAATGGGAGACTTCCTGAACAACGTTCGCCAAGCAGTCGAAACCGATGACCACGATCGCTCCGTGAACCGGTTCTGCGCTGAACGGTACGTCAAAGCAACCAGCTCGACGCCACGCCGACGACCACGCGCCGTGTCCACCAGCAGCGAATTTCTCGACCACCATCGGCAAGTCGAAGTCTGCGCCGACCTGCACCGGGAACCAATCTACCAGGAAATCTCTCCCAAGAACAACAAAACCCTCATCAACGAGTTCATCAGCGGAGAATCTCCCGAACGGACCATGGTCAACAACAACGCCCTCTACACAACCGTTAACAAAACCGCCAAAACACAGATCAAGCCCAAATCGCTCAACAACTCACAAGACAATCTCCTCCAAGTTAGcacgttgaaaaaaatcaacgccGAACCATCACCGTCGACGTCGACGTCGCCCCCAGGACACCACAACACCCGACGATCGCTGTTTGACGTAGCGGCTGGCAGTGGTTCGAACGATGGTCCCTCGCCGGGTTCGCCGGAGCAACGCTGTGACAATGATGATATCTTGGTTTTGCAGGACGACGCTGGCGACCGAGATACTGACGCAGCGAATCCCGGACAGCGGAGGAGGCCACGGCGAAGGGCGGAGGTGGTGGAGGAGGTCGTCGTAAAGAAGTGCGTTGCGCGGGTGGAGGGTGCTGGGCGGAGTAGAATTGTGGAGGAgacggaggaggaggaggacgaagGGTACCGGAAGTTTAGTAGTGATATTCAGCCGGGAGAAGGCGAAGACGACTTTGGTGGACGGGAGTTGACGGCGGCGGCGAAGAAGGATGCGACGCTGGCGTACGTGGAGGATGTGCTGAGGAAGACGGGTCTGGTGGAGGAGGCCATCGGGAGGGCGCCACTCGGGTTCATCGATACCGATGATGAG ACCGAATCCCTCCAGAAGTACGAAGACCGCGGCCTGGACGAGCTGATCGTATCGCTGCACGAGCACATCACCATCTCGGAGATTGGGACCATCGACACGGAATCGGACGGCGCCGCATACGTGACCGCAACCGCCACCGGAATCGACACCGTTGACGCGATGACGCTTGAAAAAGAGGTTGATGGTGATGGGGAGGTTTGTGGGGGTAGCATCGACACGGACGACGTTTCCGAGCTGATGAGTGGGCATGGGGATGAGGACGCGTATTCGGTTGGGGTTTCGCCGGTGGAGAGTTCGTcggcgtcgtcgccgtcgtcttcCTCTGGGAAGGGCAGGGTGAATGGGAGTGGCATTTATCGGAGCTTTAAGGATCGGTTGAGGTCGTCGTTTCGGAAGAGTCGGAACTTTATCAAGAACGAGCAGCGGAAGATTGAGAATTATTTTGAGACGAAGAGTGGTGGGGGGACTCCGAGGAAGGGGGAGGAAAAGGATCGGGTGGGGTTTGACGTGAGTGCTTATGGGAGGAAGTACGCCGAGGATTCGGAGACGGAGGAGATTTACCAATCGCTGAGCAACGAGGGATCGCTGGTTGAGCTGAGCAACGCTTACCTGGCGGAACTTATTGGTCAGATTAAGACGCAGTGCGACACCAAGAAGCAGCTGAAGCAAGCGTTGGGGATCTGCCGGAACACGCGGGAGTTTGAATGTTCTTCTGAGCTGATTGAAGCCGAAAGGTTGTTGCTACTTTCGACGCTGAAAGAAACTGCCGCCCGTAACGAGCTCAGCAAGATCGATTACAATGCAAACGGGAAAGTTCCGAGCGATTCGAAAAAGGTTGGTGTAGTAGCGTTGAACCACTTTGAGTTCCCGCTGAAGGACGCCGCCGTGCGCGACATGCTGTTCAACTACTTTTACGTGGTGGTGTGTTCGTACAAGAACCAGGTAAAGGCTACGCTGGCGAAGGAACGCAGCGAAGATCGCGTGTACTTCCGGAACTGTGAGATCAAATTCCTGGAGCTGGACGCCGACTACGAGATTCGGGTGGAGGTGTTTGTGCTGAGATTGAGGAAGAATGCCAAGAACTACAGCTTCGAGAGCAAGTATCACCTGAAAAAG GAAAATAAGAACATCCTCGGCGCCTGTCCGAGCCCTCCAAAGCTCCTCAGTCCGTCGAAGCTACTCTCACTCAACCGGTCCGGCTCGCCCAAGAACTTCGACTACGACAACGAGTTCAGCCGCTTCAAATCGCAAGGCTTCATCACGCTGACCTCGTTCAGCCTGCTCCCCTCGAAGGGCCACCCCTCGCCGAGCGACCAGCTGGCGGAACAGTTCCGCCACTCGCCCTACTACTCCGCGTCCAACAACTTCCAGCAGATGGTCCGCCGACGGGACGACCAGAATCTAGTCTACCTCGTCGAAGACTTCAAATACCTTCCGCTCGACTCGATGGCGTACAGCTCGAACCTGCTCGGAAGCCTCGGCATGAGCATCAAGAGCGAGATCGTCTTTGTCGACTCGGACATGAGCGGCTTCCTGACGGTGGGGGAAAACGGCCGGAACGGCCGCACGGATTGGAACCGGCGCTGGTGCCGCGTGAACGGTTTCGTGATGGAGTTTTGGAACTACCCGCAAGAGTGCCAGGAGAAG CTTCCAACGCTCCAAATCGACCTGGCCAAGTGCCTGGACGACGAGGTGACCCCGGCCGACCGCGCCACCTGCTCCCGGCCGCGCACCTTCCGGCTGGACGTGTTCGTCAAGGGCACGggcagctgcagcagcagcggcatCGGCAGCTACAAGGACTCGGATTCggcccaccagcagcagcagcaccatcaGGCCCACAACGGCAGCGACAGTGGCCACAGCCACGATCTTCATCAGCAGCAgaaagagcagcagcagcagcaaaatcaGCAAGTATGTGATAACACTAAGAACTACCTACTCTCGGCCGACACGAACAACGAGCTCAAAGCGTGGCTCAACGAACTCAATCGGGtggtgaaatttttaaaagagtgGAAAATTTAG